One Actinomyces marmotae DNA window includes the following coding sequences:
- a CDS encoding TetR/AcrR family transcriptional regulator has product MESSAPRGGGRPRDPRIDGRILTAAARLMASGGLGALRADALATAAGVPKSTIYRRWGTLLDLAVDAVDAALGPRHLPATEEPLADLATHVQRAHTILATPPLGPAVIQIAHELLGRPEAAASYRQRVIAPLRDGAIDAVSRAIKAGQWDGPEAVLSIDMVIGTVLYRLTYLGIETTLEEAFELVETIAGRPLPRPA; this is encoded by the coding sequence ATGGAGTCGAGCGCGCCACGAGGCGGTGGGCGCCCGCGCGATCCGCGGATCGACGGGCGGATCCTCACCGCGGCCGCGCGCCTCATGGCCTCGGGCGGGCTCGGCGCTCTGCGGGCCGATGCCCTGGCGACCGCGGCGGGCGTCCCCAAGTCGACGATCTACCGGCGGTGGGGGACCCTCCTGGACCTCGCGGTGGACGCGGTGGACGCGGCGCTCGGGCCACGGCACTTACCCGCGACGGAGGAGCCCCTGGCGGATCTCGCCACGCATGTTCAGCGGGCGCACACGATCCTGGCGACGCCGCCCCTCGGGCCGGCCGTCATCCAGATCGCCCACGAACTGCTGGGGCGCCCCGAGGCCGCCGCGTCCTATCGGCAGCGGGTGATCGCGCCCCTGCGGGACGGGGCGATCGATGCCGTCTCCCGCGCGATCAAGGCGGGGCAGTGGGACGGCCCTGAGGCGGTTCTCAGCATCGACATGGTGATCGGCACGGTCCTGTACCGCCTCACCTATCTGGGGATCGAGACGACTCTTGAGGAGGCCTTCGAGTTGGTGGAGACGATCGCCGGCCGTCCCCTTCCCAGGCCAGCCTGA
- a CDS encoding HXXEE domain-containing protein, translated as MDRVDLATAGLFFSWAAHDLEEYVTMPSASRELAERIPWLPEELRRDGVSREHVRVAMGVMAVLFAVGSIQGQRSRGRSWLYQALLHGYGLHGFSHLGSAALSRGYTCGCATALPIVLSSWFWARRMLREEGIEVRPNWWVIPAFPIVTGIAHGAAHLVTRGRQGGSSGS; from the coding sequence ATGGACCGCGTCGACCTAGCCACCGCCGGCCTGTTCTTCTCATGGGCTGCCCACGACCTCGAGGAGTACGTGACGATGCCCTCGGCCTCACGCGAGCTGGCGGAGCGCATCCCCTGGCTCCCCGAGGAGCTGCGCCGCGATGGCGTATCGCGTGAGCATGTCAGGGTGGCGATGGGCGTCATGGCGGTGCTCTTCGCCGTCGGGTCCATCCAGGGGCAGCGCAGCCGCGGCCGATCCTGGCTCTATCAGGCGCTCCTGCACGGCTACGGGCTGCACGGCTTCAGCCATCTGGGATCCGCGGCTCTGTCCCGGGGCTACACCTGCGGCTGTGCGACGGCCCTGCCCATCGTCCTGTCGTCCTGGTTCTGGGCGCGGCGCATGCTGCGCGAGGAGGGAATCGAGGTTCGCCCCAACTGGTGGGTCATCCCAGCCTTCCCCATCGTTACTGGCATCGCCCACGGCGCCGCCCACCTCGTGACGAGGGGGCGCCAGGGCGGATCTAGCGGCTCCTGA
- a CDS encoding rhomboid family intramembrane serine protease, giving the protein MAYVRCQRCGHPVCPACQVPSAVGVHCVDCTARASAGRRAPTTALGGRLSDGSTLITKALIAVCVVVFIAQKLPASTAMGLNVIRELALVPVFVSAEPWRLLTSALLHGSIMHLAFNMWALWVLGEALEPLLGRWRYSALMALSALGGSTAVYWLSAPGSRDWFTGTVGASGAVFGLFAAMFVIQRRFGRDTTGIVGILVLNLVFSFTAAGISWQGHLGGLITGGVVAAVYAWAPRERRGALSAAGTAAVALALVGLVALRLASL; this is encoded by the coding sequence GTGGCCTACGTGCGCTGCCAGCGCTGCGGCCACCCGGTGTGCCCGGCCTGCCAGGTGCCCAGCGCTGTCGGCGTGCACTGCGTGGACTGCACCGCTCGCGCCAGCGCCGGGCGCCGGGCCCCGACGACGGCCCTCGGCGGCCGGCTCTCCGACGGCTCCACGCTCATCACCAAGGCGCTCATCGCCGTGTGCGTCGTCGTCTTCATCGCCCAGAAGCTCCCCGCTTCGACGGCGATGGGGCTGAACGTCATCAGGGAGCTCGCTCTCGTGCCGGTCTTTGTGAGCGCTGAGCCGTGGCGCCTGCTGACCAGCGCGCTCCTGCACGGCTCGATCATGCACCTGGCCTTCAACATGTGGGCCCTGTGGGTGCTGGGCGAGGCCCTGGAACCCCTGCTCGGCCGCTGGCGCTACAGCGCGCTCATGGCGCTGAGCGCCCTGGGCGGGTCAACGGCCGTGTACTGGCTGTCCGCACCGGGATCGCGGGACTGGTTCACCGGGACGGTGGGTGCCTCCGGCGCGGTCTTCGGCCTGTTCGCCGCGATGTTCGTCATCCAGCGGCGCTTCGGGCGGGACACCACGGGCATCGTGGGGATCCTCGTGCTCAACCTGGTCTTCTCCTTCACCGCTGCCGGGATTTCCTGGCAGGGGCACCTGGGGGGTCTCATCACCGGGGGCGTCGTCGCCGCGGTCTACGCCTGGGCGCCTCGCGAGCGCCGGGGGGCGCTCTCAGCGGCTGGCACCGCCGCCGTGGCGCTGGCGCTGGTGGGCCTCGTGGCGCTGCGCCTCGCGAGCCTCTGA
- a CDS encoding peptidylprolyl isomerase → MEATLHTTLGDIRLTLFPEQAPVTVENFVGLATGSRTWTNPRTGEETNAPLYKDVVFHRVIPNFMIQGGDPLGTGRGGPGYTFDDEIDPSLTFDAPYVLAMANAGRHMGKGTNGSQFFITTAPTAWLHGKHTIFGAVADDESKAVVDAISATPTDRTDRPLKEVTITSVSVVQ, encoded by the coding sequence ATGGAAGCGACTCTTCACACCACCCTCGGAGACATCCGCCTGACCCTCTTCCCGGAGCAGGCGCCCGTGACCGTTGAGAACTTCGTCGGGCTCGCCACCGGGTCGCGGACCTGGACGAATCCGCGCACTGGTGAGGAGACCAACGCGCCCCTGTACAAGGACGTCGTCTTCCACCGGGTCATCCCGAACTTCATGATCCAGGGCGGGGACCCGCTGGGCACCGGCCGCGGTGGCCCCGGCTACACCTTCGACGACGAGATCGACCCGAGCCTCACCTTCGACGCCCCCTACGTCCTGGCCATGGCCAACGCCGGCCGTCACATGGGCAAGGGCACCAACGGCTCGCAGTTCTTCATCACCACCGCGCCCACTGCCTGGCTGCACGGCAAGCACACGATCTTCGGAGCCGTCGCCGACGACGAGTCGAAGGCCGTCGTGGATGCGATCTCGGCGACGCCGACGGATCGTACGGACCGTCCTCTCAAGGAGGTCACCATCACCTCGGTGAGCGTCGTCCAGTGA
- a CDS encoding cell division protein CrgA, giving the protein MALLNKLKNSDDHAKRRAKRSGNPAKAAKAAEEESRAAANRVSRVPQKVVRTGSPSWYAPSMVVLMVIGLLWVVVTYLFKGKYPLPYFLHHHAADWLSNGNLYIGFIIMMVGFLGLLRWK; this is encoded by the coding sequence GTGGCCCTGCTGAACAAGCTCAAGAACTCTGATGACCACGCGAAGCGCAGAGCCAAGCGCTCCGGCAACCCGGCCAAGGCGGCGAAGGCCGCCGAGGAGGAGTCGCGCGCGGCGGCCAATCGCGTGTCGCGCGTGCCCCAGAAGGTGGTGCGCACCGGCAGCCCCAGTTGGTACGCGCCGTCGATGGTCGTGCTCATGGTCATCGGGCTCCTGTGGGTCGTGGTGACCTACCTGTTCAAGGGGAAGTACCCATTGCCGTACTTCCTCCACCACCACGCCGCCGACTGGCTGTCCAATGGGAACCTCTACATCGGCTTCATCATCATGATGGTCGGCTTCCTCGGCCTGCTGCGTTGGAAGTAG
- a CDS encoding class E sortase, whose translation MTSMRHGGAAERKKRSALDIMITSVGEILITVGLVIALFLTWQLWWTSLDAQEKAAATRAAFESQQVDSPKTEGVKHYDAPPAVSPVGSGETIGMLIVPKWYGKTNNNMPILEGTAANILDSAVAGHYTETQQVGDIGNFALAGHRRTSGNSFRRIDLLESGDEVVVATKDTWYVYTVTEHEIVNPNAVEVIAPVPHHPEIAATDRMLTLTTCHSLTVGEWGNDHRWITYAKLSYWMPRSEGRPASVLNDPEVN comes from the coding sequence ATGACCAGCATGAGGCACGGCGGAGCGGCGGAGCGCAAGAAGCGCTCGGCGCTCGACATCATGATCACCAGTGTCGGCGAGATCCTCATCACCGTGGGCCTCGTCATCGCCCTCTTCCTCACCTGGCAGCTGTGGTGGACGAGTCTGGACGCCCAGGAGAAGGCCGCCGCCACGCGCGCCGCCTTCGAGAGTCAGCAGGTCGACTCCCCCAAGACCGAGGGCGTCAAGCACTATGACGCCCCGCCCGCCGTCTCCCCCGTCGGCAGCGGGGAGACCATCGGCATGCTCATCGTCCCCAAGTGGTACGGCAAGACGAACAACAACATGCCCATCCTGGAGGGCACCGCCGCGAACATCCTCGACTCCGCCGTCGCCGGCCACTACACCGAGACCCAGCAGGTGGGCGATATCGGCAACTTCGCCCTCGCCGGCCACCGGCGCACCTCCGGAAACTCCTTCCGGCGCATCGATCTCCTCGAGTCCGGCGACGAGGTGGTGGTGGCCACCAAGGACACCTGGTACGTCTACACCGTCACCGAGCACGAGATTGTGAACCCGAACGCCGTCGAGGTCATCGCGCCGGTGCCCCACCATCCCGAGATCGCGGCCACTGATCGCATGCTCACCCTGACCACCTGCCACTCGCTGACAGTCGGCGAGTGGGGCAATGACCACCGGTGGATCACCTACGCGAAGCTCTCCTACTGGATGCCCCGCTCCGAGGGCCGCCCGGCCTCGGTCCTCAACGACCCGGAGGTCAACTGA
- the pknB gene encoding Stk1 family PASTA domain-containing Ser/Thr kinase produces the protein MTDTFPVILAERYEIRDLIGRGGMAEVRLGYDRRLNRVIAIKLLRSDLASDSTFQTRFQREAQSAAALNHPSIVAVYDSGEETLVQPDGTSRTVPYIVMEYVEGHTVRELLGDGEAVPIPEAVEIVTGVLDALEYSHRAGIVHRDIKPGNIMITSTGAVKVMDFGIARAIEDSAATVTQQHAVVGTAQYLSPEQARGEVVDTRSDLYSTGCLLYELLTGHPPFTGDSAVAIAYQHVREVPKPPSSIAADIPEAIDRVVLKALAKRRDDRYGDAAHMRTDLLAAQQGNAVSAPATSTWASAPTTTLPQQTDAFSPARPETPAPPPPVTQQPLIMPTEQDDERASKNRLGLWLLIAALLVAVALGAWAVSSGKFGGADPKPTASPTPTTIAVPDVTGKSEQEAKAAIESVGLVYAKGDGVASNTIPPGRAVSTDPAVGTGAAPGSTVTVQYSLGTAMVEVPDVSGKTQEEARDALEKAGLKVGTSTSEDSAEVGKDKVIRTKPTANTTVQRGSSVALVLSTGRVTVPDIKGMTLEAAQTALQDAGLTYNVNSPTTEKTSDPAKKDTTEVTGTSPVAGASLDAGGQVTIDYKKYDFQPAPTTTSPKAPKPGDPNNPSSSPSTGATSN, from the coding sequence GTGACCGACACGTTCCCCGTGATCCTGGCCGAACGCTACGAGATCCGTGACCTCATCGGCCGTGGCGGCATGGCGGAGGTGCGCCTCGGGTACGATCGGCGCCTCAACCGCGTCATCGCCATCAAGCTCCTGCGCTCGGACCTGGCCAGCGACTCCACGTTCCAGACCCGCTTCCAGCGCGAGGCCCAGTCCGCCGCCGCGCTCAACCATCCCTCGATCGTCGCCGTTTACGACTCCGGCGAGGAGACCCTCGTCCAGCCGGACGGGACGAGCCGCACCGTCCCGTACATCGTCATGGAGTACGTGGAGGGTCATACGGTCCGCGAGCTCCTGGGCGACGGCGAGGCCGTGCCGATCCCCGAGGCGGTCGAGATCGTCACCGGCGTGCTCGACGCCCTGGAGTACTCCCACCGCGCCGGCATCGTCCACCGGGACATCAAGCCCGGGAACATCATGATCACCTCCACCGGCGCGGTGAAGGTCATGGATTTCGGCATCGCCCGCGCCATCGAGGACTCCGCGGCGACCGTCACCCAGCAGCACGCCGTCGTCGGGACCGCCCAGTACCTGTCCCCGGAGCAGGCCCGCGGGGAGGTCGTGGACACCCGCTCGGACCTCTACTCCACCGGCTGCCTCCTCTACGAGCTCCTCACCGGCCATCCGCCGTTCACAGGCGACTCCGCCGTGGCCATCGCCTACCAGCATGTGCGGGAGGTGCCCAAGCCGCCGTCGTCGATCGCCGCCGATATCCCGGAGGCGATCGACCGAGTCGTCCTCAAGGCGCTGGCCAAGCGGCGCGATGACCGCTATGGGGATGCCGCCCACATGCGCACCGACCTCCTGGCCGCGCAGCAGGGCAATGCCGTGTCCGCGCCCGCGACCTCCACCTGGGCCTCCGCCCCGACGACGACGCTCCCGCAGCAGACCGACGCCTTCAGCCCCGCCCGCCCCGAGACGCCCGCACCACCGCCCCCGGTGACCCAGCAGCCCCTGATCATGCCCACTGAGCAGGATGATGAGCGCGCGTCCAAGAACCGCCTCGGACTGTGGCTGCTCATCGCGGCGCTCCTCGTCGCGGTGGCGCTGGGTGCGTGGGCGGTCAGCTCTGGGAAGTTCGGCGGGGCCGATCCCAAGCCCACCGCCTCACCGACGCCGACGACCATCGCCGTCCCGGATGTCACGGGCAAGTCGGAGCAGGAGGCCAAGGCCGCGATCGAGTCCGTCGGCCTGGTCTACGCCAAGGGCGACGGCGTCGCCTCCAACACGATCCCCCCGGGCCGGGCGGTCTCCACCGACCCGGCTGTGGGCACGGGCGCCGCTCCTGGCTCCACGGTGACGGTCCAGTACTCCCTGGGCACCGCCATGGTCGAGGTTCCCGACGTGTCCGGCAAGACCCAGGAGGAGGCGCGCGACGCCCTGGAGAAGGCGGGCCTCAAGGTGGGGACCTCCACCTCGGAGGACTCCGCGGAAGTCGGCAAGGACAAGGTCATCCGCACCAAGCCTACGGCGAACACGACCGTGCAGCGCGGGAGCTCGGTGGCGCTCGTGCTGTCCACGGGGAGGGTCACCGTGCCGGACATCAAGGGCATGACCCTGGAGGCGGCGCAGACGGCGCTGCAGGACGCGGGCCTGACCTACAACGTCAACAGCCCGACCACGGAGAAGACCTCCGACCCTGCCAAGAAGGACACCACCGAGGTCACGGGCACGAGCCCCGTCGCCGGGGCCTCCCTGGACGCCGGGGGGCAGGTGACCATCGACTACAAGAAGTACGATTTCCAGCCCGCGCCCACGACGACCTCCCCGAAGGCCCCGAAGCCGGGTGACCCGAATAATCCATCGTCGTCCCCGTCGACGGGCGCCACCTCCAACTGA
- a CDS encoding serine/threonine-protein kinase: MGFELQGRYQLLERIALGGMGEVWRATDLNSGRIVAAKILRPELTGDEIFLSRLRAEAANSRGLRHPNLAVVLDFGERKGSGWIIMELVQGRPLSEILEEKGTMAPAEILPILAQVARALQVVHDSGVVHRDVKPSNILINREGLAKLTDFGISTGPHQRPMTATGMVMGTAQYLAPEQAMGNAAQPSGDLYALGIIAYEALVGRRPFTGSTQVDIAFAHVNEPVPQMPKSVPPEVRQVVMELLAKKPADRPSSARELARRLDRIVIHLPEEHWDPEDNLAWASTGRAAQGPGAASTAGGGGAAGMGRASSPTSSSATNAATDEESAAPASSKPSRAAERPRASASAAQWAATIVETAPERWPERRSKIHSARRGAYGSRARALPVSHRARDARRPRRSSGRGRLGLPLLSSLSAPALLMLAGAVLILIAAVVALMSTLASAQPGTTDAAPQSPTTTGSLSEAGSELIAQASGLPAPVPVTSVKEAP, translated from the coding sequence GTGGGGTTCGAGCTCCAGGGCCGCTACCAGCTCCTGGAGCGCATCGCCCTGGGCGGCATGGGGGAGGTCTGGCGCGCCACCGATCTCAACTCAGGTCGGATCGTCGCCGCCAAGATCCTCCGCCCCGAGCTCACCGGGGATGAGATCTTCCTGTCGCGCCTGCGGGCGGAGGCCGCCAACTCCCGGGGACTGCGCCACCCCAACCTCGCCGTCGTCCTGGACTTCGGGGAGCGCAAGGGCTCGGGCTGGATCATCATGGAGCTCGTGCAGGGCCGCCCCCTGTCCGAGATCCTGGAGGAGAAGGGCACGATGGCGCCCGCGGAGATCCTGCCGATCCTCGCGCAGGTGGCCCGCGCCCTCCAGGTGGTCCACGACTCCGGCGTCGTCCACCGCGATGTCAAGCCCTCCAACATCCTCATCAACCGGGAGGGCCTGGCCAAACTCACCGACTTCGGCATCTCCACCGGCCCCCACCAGCGGCCCATGACCGCCACCGGCATGGTCATGGGCACCGCCCAGTACCTGGCACCCGAGCAGGCGATGGGCAACGCCGCCCAGCCCTCTGGCGACCTCTACGCCCTGGGGATCATCGCCTACGAGGCTCTCGTGGGCCGCCGCCCCTTCACCGGGTCCACTCAGGTGGACATCGCCTTCGCGCATGTCAACGAGCCCGTGCCTCAGATGCCCAAGAGCGTGCCCCCCGAGGTCCGCCAGGTCGTCATGGAGTTGCTGGCCAAGAAGCCCGCCGATCGGCCGTCCTCGGCTCGCGAGCTCGCCCGGCGCCTCGATCGGATCGTCATCCACTTGCCGGAGGAGCACTGGGACCCCGAGGACAACCTCGCCTGGGCCTCCACGGGCCGGGCCGCCCAGGGACCTGGCGCCGCCTCCACTGCCGGCGGTGGCGGCGCAGCGGGGATGGGCCGGGCCTCCTCGCCGACCAGCTCCTCGGCGACCAATGCCGCCACTGACGAGGAGAGCGCCGCGCCGGCGTCCTCGAAGCCATCGAGGGCTGCCGAGCGCCCACGAGCCTCAGCGAGCGCCGCGCAGTGGGCCGCCACGATCGTCGAGACCGCGCCCGAGCGCTGGCCCGAGCGCCGCTCCAAGATCCACAGCGCCCGCCGGGGCGCGTATGGCTCTCGCGCGCGGGCCCTGCCGGTGTCCCATCGCGCGCGTGATGCTCGTCGCCCCCGCCGCAGTTCGGGGCGGGGCCGTCTCGGCCTGCCGCTCCTGAGCAGCCTGTCCGCGCCGGCCCTGCTCATGCTCGCCGGAGCAGTGCTCATCCTCATTGCCGCCGTCGTGGCGCTCATGAGTACCCTAGCCTCAGCGCAACCGGGCACGACGGACGCCGCCCCTCAATCGCCTACCACCACCGGATCCCTGAGCGAAGCAGGCTCAGAGCTGATCGCGCAGGCCTCCGGATTGCCCGCCCCAGTGCCCGTCACCTCAGTCAAGGAGGCACCGTGA